Proteins encoded within one genomic window of Chitinophaga parva:
- a CDS encoding YihY/virulence factor BrkB family protein produces the protein MKQPFSVKAYWQVLRQAGANFMTDKVLKLSASLAYYTIFSIAPMIIVITTLLRVFVGRAAVDGIVYGRIKGLVGNQAALQIQDMIKSAALSNHGTLAAMVGIVTLLIGATTVFGEIQDSINMIWQLKAKPRNGFIKIILNRLLSFSMIVSMGFILLVSLMLNGLIELLSTRLTYLFPEITVVLVYVVNMAITLLVVATLFACVFKILPDARIQWKHVMVGAMTTAVLFMLGRFGIGFYLGMSKVGTTYGAASSIVIILLWVYYSAAILYFGAEFTRCWVAYRGARIYPNEYAVWVKQVAEESTEALDSLAAVKPVERIPMPPGPLKPGDATLVTADPSKGFHPPAPPEHLPHESPDQQQTRP, from the coding sequence ATGAAACAGCCTTTTTCTGTAAAAGCCTATTGGCAGGTACTCCGGCAGGCCGGTGCTAATTTCATGACAGACAAGGTGCTGAAATTAAGCGCCTCACTGGCCTACTACACCATTTTTTCCATTGCGCCCATGATCATCGTGATCACTACGCTGCTCCGCGTATTTGTAGGGCGGGCCGCAGTGGACGGCATCGTATATGGCCGCATTAAAGGGCTGGTAGGCAACCAGGCCGCCCTCCAGATCCAGGATATGATCAAAAGCGCCGCCCTCTCTAACCACGGCACCCTGGCCGCGATGGTGGGAATCGTGACGCTGCTCATTGGTGCCACGACTGTGTTTGGCGAGATCCAGGACTCCATCAACATGATCTGGCAGCTGAAAGCCAAGCCCAGGAATGGTTTCATCAAGATCATCCTCAACCGCCTGTTATCTTTCTCCATGATCGTGAGCATGGGCTTTATCCTGCTGGTGTCGCTGATGCTCAATGGGCTCATCGAGTTGCTGAGCACCCGGCTCACTTACCTGTTCCCGGAGATCACCGTGGTACTGGTTTATGTAGTGAATATGGCCATTACCCTGCTGGTGGTGGCAACGCTTTTTGCCTGCGTTTTTAAGATCCTGCCGGATGCCCGTATTCAATGGAAACACGTAATGGTAGGGGCGATGACCACCGCGGTGCTGTTCATGCTGGGGCGCTTTGGCATCGGGTTTTACCTGGGTATGAGCAAAGTAGGTACCACTTACGGGGCCGCCAGTTCCATTGTGATCATCCTGCTCTGGGTATATTACTCGGCGGCCATCCTGTACTTTGGGGCAGAATTTACCCGCTGCTGGGTGGCTTACCGCGGGGCCCGCATTTACCCCAATGAGTACGCCGTGTGGGTAAAACAGGTCGCAGAAGAATCGACCGAAGCGCTGGACAGCCTGGCGGCGGTTAAGCCGGTTGAGCGCATTCCCATGCCGCCCGGTCCCCTGAAGCCGGGGGACGCAACCCTGGTCACTGCGGATCCGTCCAAGGGCTTTCACCCGCCAGCCCCGCCGGAACACCTGCCCCATGAAAGCCCTGACCAGCAGCAAACCAGGCCCTGA
- a CDS encoding nucleotide pyrophosphohydrolase: MTIKEAQEKIDSWISTTGVRYFSELTNMAILTEEVGEVARIIARQYGDQSSKESDKKKELADELADVMWVVLCLANQTGIDMTVALEKNFDKKNIRDANRHIENDKLKR; the protein is encoded by the coding sequence ATGACCATCAAGGAAGCCCAGGAAAAAATAGACAGCTGGATCAGCACCACGGGGGTGCGCTATTTCAGCGAGTTGACCAACATGGCCATCCTCACCGAAGAAGTGGGGGAAGTGGCCCGCATCATTGCCCGCCAGTATGGTGACCAATCCAGTAAGGAATCCGATAAGAAGAAAGAGCTGGCCGATGAACTGGCAGATGTAATGTGGGTGGTGCTCTGCCTGGCCAACCAGACGGGCATAGACATGACGGTGGCCCTGGAAAAGAATTTCGACAAGAAGAATATCCGTGACGCGAACCGCCACATCGAGAATGATAAATTAAAGCGCTAG
- the dtd gene encoding D-aminoacyl-tRNA deacylase, producing the protein MRAVIQRVTQASVTVNGQITGQIAAGLLVLLGIEDSDTAEDIQWLSAKIVNLRIFNDDAGVMNRSVKDIDGGILIVSQFTLFAATKKGNRPSYIRASKPDTAIPLYEQMKSTLAADLGKPVPAGIFGADMKVQLLNDGPVTILIDTKAKE; encoded by the coding sequence ATGCGGGCAGTTATTCAGCGAGTTACCCAGGCCTCTGTTACCGTGAATGGCCAGATCACCGGGCAGATAGCAGCGGGGCTGCTGGTCCTCCTGGGCATAGAAGACAGTGACACGGCGGAAGATATCCAGTGGCTGAGCGCCAAGATCGTGAACCTGCGCATCTTTAATGATGATGCCGGTGTGATGAACCGGTCTGTAAAAGACATAGACGGTGGCATTTTAATTGTGAGTCAGTTTACCCTGTTTGCCGCCACGAAGAAAGGCAACCGCCCTTCCTATATCCGCGCCAGCAAACCGGATACCGCCATCCCTTTGTACGAGCAAATGAAAAGCACGCTGGCCGCTGATCTTGGCAAACCCGTGCCGGCCGGCATTTTCGGGGCAGATATGAAAGTGCAGCTGCTCAACGATGGACCGGTAACCATCCTCATTGATACCAAAGCAAAAGAATAA
- a CDS encoding SusC/RagA family TonB-linked outer membrane protein — MRKNVLMLCGMCGMLLSYTASIGARTNRVGTSTATRSIGQLRDTTPSNTASPVVITPQKANADTTKPATATPVVISPNKTAGADTTKPATDTASKGGVVITPKTADSSNTAAHSDTTRPKNDTALILPPDPATAAATAGQFNLRGSVSENNAPVPGALVVNKTTHDTTTTDASGQFTIKASINDTLLAKAIGFNEQQVKVEKRTPQDIPLTTTKSTAKTLNTVVVTALGIQKNSRSVGYAIAEVGGNAVQEAKEVNFANALSGKLPGLQVNTNSGSMGGSTKVNMRGTKSILGNNNALFIVDGVYLFNNNTNQAGQQNGGGGYDYGSALADINPEDIANVSVLKGAAATALYGSRGANGVVFLTMKKGPDTEKGIGVTYSLNAQMDEVYVLPKYQNQYGGGANGFDTLYYNEHPEAFLSESAATYDDNNGKGRYDLLPQYSQDASWGPKLNGQIIRPYWSWDKDKGNPDFGKTDKWVAHPNNVRDFYRKGFTITNNVAFAGRNEKGSYRLSYGNMNQNFILANSGLKRNNVAFTANYNLQKNLHAVASVNYSDLRALGRPGTGFTGPNPTLQFTMYGQRQLDIEKEKEYAYADGSQLTWNRTSWDNPKLSSSNGPYWNRYRDYETDSRTRTYGYAGLDYEPMKWLQLSARVFMDSYNTLEEERTAKDYVVGGYIKRERQSREMNYQLTAAFKKDFSKSLSFNALVGGNIMKRTWSVLGGSTVGGLIQPNVYNLNNSAQPAQIIDNPYEKQVNSGFATASLGFKNLLFLEVSGREDRSSTVPDPYFYPSASLSFVYSDLLKQWKWLDYGKLRVSASSVGSDTDPYNIFDTYNFLPVYGTFPITSLSTTKNNPDLKPERTREIEAGTEIRFLNDHIGIDFTYYDRHTKDQIIPFNITPTTGFNATFVNAGEVSNKGFEVGLSLNPIRLKNSFRWDITANIARNKNLLLNLNIPQYGLTADQITVGTDRRTNKVSVVAKPGYALGTLVGTDYTYLNGQKVVDDNGFYVPSSDLKVLGNANPDFFGGINNAFSYKGIYLSALVDFQHGGDFFSYTNMYGGVSGLLDFTAANGIRENGVVNPGVHADGTKNSTVITAKDHFNQDFGKFISKANFYDASYWYLREVKLGYDLPESVYRHIGAQRARISLYGRNLWLIKSNAPNVDPANLINSDSNIQGIEGGALPSVRSYGLNLNVSF, encoded by the coding sequence ATGAGAAAAAATGTACTGATGCTATGCGGCATGTGCGGCATGCTGTTATCGTACACGGCCAGTATTGGCGCGCGGACGAACAGGGTCGGCACATCCACCGCAACGCGATCGATCGGCCAACTGCGAGATACCACACCATCCAACACGGCTTCCCCGGTAGTGATCACGCCCCAAAAGGCGAATGCTGATACTACCAAACCCGCCACTGCAACCCCCGTGGTGATCTCGCCAAATAAAACCGCCGGCGCTGACACGACCAAACCTGCTACAGATACGGCATCCAAAGGCGGTGTGGTCATCACGCCCAAAACTGCGGACAGCAGCAACACCGCGGCCCATAGCGATACCACGCGCCCGAAAAATGATACCGCCCTCATCCTGCCCCCGGACCCCGCCACTGCAGCGGCCACCGCCGGGCAGTTCAACCTCCGCGGCTCCGTGTCGGAAAACAATGCACCCGTACCCGGTGCACTGGTGGTGAACAAAACCACGCACGATACCACTACCACGGACGCTTCCGGCCAGTTTACCATCAAAGCCTCTATCAACGATACCCTGCTGGCCAAAGCCATCGGGTTCAATGAGCAACAGGTGAAAGTGGAAAAACGCACACCACAGGATATTCCCCTTACCACCACGAAGAGCACTGCCAAAACACTGAACACCGTAGTGGTAACGGCTTTGGGCATACAAAAGAATTCCCGTTCCGTAGGCTACGCCATTGCAGAAGTAGGTGGCAATGCCGTGCAGGAAGCCAAGGAAGTGAACTTTGCCAATGCCCTTTCCGGGAAGCTGCCCGGCCTGCAGGTGAATACCAATTCCGGGTCCATGGGTGGCTCTACCAAGGTGAATATGCGCGGTACCAAATCCATCCTGGGTAATAACAATGCCCTGTTTATCGTAGATGGGGTGTACCTGTTTAACAACAATACCAACCAGGCCGGCCAGCAGAATGGCGGTGGTGGTTACGACTATGGCAGCGCCCTGGCAGACATCAACCCGGAAGACATTGCCAACGTTTCTGTACTGAAAGGTGCCGCTGCTACTGCATTGTACGGCAGCCGCGGCGCAAACGGTGTAGTGTTCCTCACCATGAAAAAAGGCCCGGATACGGAAAAAGGCATTGGTGTTACCTACAGTCTCAACGCTCAGATGGATGAGGTGTATGTACTGCCCAAATACCAGAATCAATACGGCGGTGGCGCCAATGGCTTCGATACCCTGTATTACAACGAGCACCCGGAAGCCTTCCTCAGCGAAAGCGCCGCCACTTATGACGATAACAATGGCAAGGGCCGTTATGACCTGCTGCCGCAGTACTCCCAGGATGCCAGCTGGGGCCCCAAACTGAACGGGCAGATCATCCGCCCCTACTGGTCGTGGGACAAGGATAAAGGCAACCCCGATTTTGGTAAAACGGATAAGTGGGTAGCCCATCCCAACAACGTGCGCGACTTTTACCGCAAAGGCTTCACCATCACCAACAACGTAGCGTTTGCGGGTCGCAATGAGAAAGGCAGCTACCGCCTTTCTTACGGCAATATGAACCAGAACTTTATCCTGGCCAATTCCGGCCTGAAGCGCAATAACGTGGCCTTTACGGCTAACTACAACCTGCAGAAAAACCTGCACGCCGTAGCGTCTGTAAATTACTCAGACCTCCGTGCGCTGGGCAGGCCGGGCACCGGCTTTACCGGGCCTAACCCCACCCTGCAGTTTACCATGTACGGGCAGCGCCAACTGGATATCGAGAAAGAAAAAGAATATGCTTACGCGGACGGCTCCCAGCTCACGTGGAACCGTACTTCCTGGGACAATCCCAAGCTCTCCTCCAGTAATGGCCCTTACTGGAACCGCTACCGGGATTACGAGACCGACAGCCGCACCCGCACTTACGGCTATGCAGGCCTGGACTATGAGCCCATGAAATGGCTGCAACTAAGCGCCCGCGTATTCATGGACAGCTATAACACGCTGGAAGAAGAACGCACGGCAAAAGATTACGTGGTGGGCGGCTACATTAAACGCGAGCGCCAATCGAGGGAAATGAACTACCAGCTGACCGCCGCTTTCAAAAAGGACTTCAGCAAATCACTTTCCTTTAACGCGCTGGTAGGTGGCAACATCATGAAGCGCACCTGGAGCGTGCTGGGTGGCAGTACTGTGGGTGGCCTCATCCAGCCAAACGTGTACAACCTGAATAACTCCGCACAGCCCGCACAGATCATTGACAACCCGTACGAAAAGCAGGTGAACTCCGGCTTTGCTACCGCCTCCCTGGGGTTTAAGAACCTGCTGTTCCTGGAAGTATCCGGCCGTGAAGACCGCAGCTCCACCGTACCGGACCCATATTTCTATCCCTCCGCCTCGCTTTCTTTTGTATACAGCGACCTGCTGAAACAATGGAAATGGCTGGACTACGGCAAACTGCGCGTGAGCGCCTCTTCCGTGGGTAGCGATACAGACCCGTACAACATTTTTGATACGTACAACTTCCTGCCGGTGTATGGCACCTTCCCCATCACCAGCCTGAGCACCACCAAGAACAATCCTGATCTGAAACCGGAACGCACCCGTGAAATTGAAGCGGGTACGGAGATCCGCTTCCTGAATGATCATATTGGTATTGACTTCACCTATTATGACCGCCATACCAAGGACCAGATCATCCCGTTCAATATTACGCCCACTACCGGCTTTAACGCCACGTTTGTAAACGCAGGGGAAGTAAGCAACAAAGGTTTTGAGGTGGGGCTGTCGCTCAATCCCATCCGCCTGAAGAACAGCTTCCGCTGGGATATCACGGCAAACATTGCCCGCAATAAGAACCTGCTGCTGAACCTGAACATTCCACAGTACGGCCTTACCGCAGACCAGATCACCGTGGGTACAGACCGCAGGACCAATAAAGTGTCCGTGGTGGCCAAACCTGGCTATGCCCTGGGAACCCTGGTGGGCACGGACTACACGTACCTCAATGGCCAGAAAGTGGTGGATGACAACGGCTTCTACGTTCCCTCTTCCGACCTGAAAGTGCTGGGCAATGCCAATCCCGATTTCTTTGGAGGCATTAACAACGCCTTCTCCTATAAGGGAATTTATCTCTCCGCACTGGTGGACTTCCAGCATGGAGGCGATTTCTTCTCTTACACCAATATGTACGGCGGCGTGTCCGGCCTGCTGGACTTTACCGCGGCCAACGGCATCCGGGAAAATGGCGTAGTGAACCCCGGTGTACATGCGGATGGTACGAAGAACAGCACGGTGATCACGGCCAAAGACCACTTTAACCAGGACTTTGGTAAGTTCATCAGCAAGGCAAACTTCTACGACGCCAGCTACTGGTACCTGCGCGAAGTGAAGCTGGGTTACGACCTCCCGGAGTCTGTGTACAGGCACATTGGCGCACAGCGTGCCCGCATTTCCCTCTACGGCCGCAACCTGTGGTTGATCAAGAGCAATGCACCGAACGTGGACCCGGCAAACCTGATCAACTCTGATTCCAACATCCAGGGCATTGAAGGTGGTGCACTGCCTTCCGTGCGCTCTTACGGGCTTAACCTCAATGTTTCATTCTAA
- a CDS encoding SusD/RagB family nutrient-binding outer membrane lipoprotein, with translation MITRKILYSLGFLLLVGLAACNKFDEMNHDPSKSGSTQPEYLFTYGEKNAMDLIYAGTQNGSIGMLYAQYWTGDQANSSRYALDEGSNNALWSGLYITVNNLQESIRLNRLRQADVPAAKNQIACAWVMKAWIYQILADAYGNIPFSETNNLSKTITPKYDDAATVYKQLTDTLQAQIALMDETLPGFETGDGIFNGDMAKWKKLANSLLLRIAMREVDVNADAQKIIETAAPNAMTSNADNAEFKYLGVDPNAFPFNNSQREIIQYYVSSTLTDYMRNTHDPRLPVYARPATIPDTINGMRYGWSESDPDRKAAGYYSYPGSKVYSASMPGILMQYAEVEFILAEAAARGFATGDAATHYNNGVKSSVSYWADTSAANNFLANVPYTAGDWKNVIGTQKWLALYPQGLQGWFERNRLDPKKPNGDSLFLAPYNSIEDGSVKFVPYRLSYPKSEQTLNAASYQSAVQAMGGTDTQGSKKLWWDKY, from the coding sequence ATGATTACACGAAAAATACTTTATAGTCTCGGCTTCTTGCTGCTGGTGGGCCTTGCTGCCTGCAACAAGTTTGACGAAATGAACCACGACCCGTCCAAGTCGGGCAGCACACAGCCGGAATACCTCTTCACCTATGGCGAGAAAAATGCCATGGACCTGATCTACGCCGGTACGCAAAACGGGAGCATCGGTATGCTGTATGCACAATACTGGACCGGCGACCAGGCAAACTCCAGCCGCTATGCCCTGGACGAAGGCAGTAACAATGCCTTATGGAGTGGCCTGTACATCACGGTAAACAACCTGCAGGAATCCATCCGCCTGAACCGCCTGCGCCAGGCGGATGTTCCTGCTGCTAAAAACCAGATCGCGTGCGCCTGGGTAATGAAAGCGTGGATCTACCAGATCCTGGCCGATGCCTATGGCAATATTCCTTTCTCGGAAACCAATAACCTCAGCAAGACCATCACGCCGAAATATGATGATGCTGCCACTGTGTACAAACAGCTGACAGACACCCTGCAGGCGCAGATTGCCCTCATGGATGAAACCCTGCCCGGCTTTGAAACCGGCGACGGTATTTTCAACGGTGACATGGCGAAATGGAAAAAGCTGGCCAACTCCCTGCTGCTGCGCATTGCCATGCGGGAAGTGGATGTAAATGCGGATGCGCAAAAGATCATTGAAACAGCGGCACCCAATGCGATGACGAGCAATGCAGACAACGCCGAGTTCAAATACCTGGGCGTGGACCCGAATGCATTCCCGTTCAACAACTCACAGCGTGAGATCATCCAGTACTATGTATCCTCCACGCTCACGGATTATATGCGTAATACCCACGATCCACGCCTGCCGGTATACGCCCGCCCTGCGACCATCCCGGATACCATCAATGGCATGCGCTACGGCTGGTCTGAAAGCGACCCGGACCGCAAGGCCGCCGGCTATTACTCTTACCCCGGCAGCAAAGTATACTCCGCCAGCATGCCCGGCATCCTGATGCAGTATGCAGAAGTGGAGTTTATCCTGGCAGAAGCAGCCGCCCGCGGCTTCGCCACCGGGGATGCAGCCACCCACTACAACAACGGTGTAAAATCGTCCGTCAGCTACTGGGCCGACACCTCCGCCGCTAATAATTTCCTGGCCAATGTGCCTTACACTGCCGGCGACTGGAAAAACGTGATCGGCACCCAGAAATGGCTGGCACTTTATCCACAAGGCCTTCAGGGCTGGTTTGAACGCAATCGCCTGGACCCGAAAAAGCCCAATGGTGACAGCCTTTTCCTTGCTCCTTACAACAGTATTGAAGATGGCTCCGTAAAATTTGTACCCTACCGCCTCAGCTATCCCAAGTCGGAACAAACCCTTAACGCCGCCAGCTACCAGTCAGCAGTGCAGGCCATGGGGGGCACAGACACACAGGGCAGTAAGAAGTTGTGGTGGGATAAGTATTAA
- a CDS encoding glycine--tRNA ligase, producing MATDQNNFQAIISHCKEYGFVFPSSEIYEGLSAVYDYGQYGAQLKKNIRDYWWKSMTQLNDNIVGIDAAIFMHPTTWKASGHVDSFSDPMIDNKDSKKRYRVDHLIEAYADTLPEAEGAAVLAQMDDLLKENDFAGLKALIEEKKIACAVSGTVNWTEIRNFNLMFSTQLGSVTDEASEIYLRPETAQGIFVNFLNVQKTGRMKIPFGIAQTGKAFRNEIVARQFIFRMREFEQMEMQFFVRPGTQQEWFQHWKEARMKWHQSLGFDTAKYRFKPHIKLAHYADAAEDIEFEFPIGFKEVEGIHSRTDFDLKQHQEYSRKKQQYFDPEINQNYIPYVIETSIGLDRMFLLTVCAAYEEQDLSTADKQDSRVVMKIPAMLAPIKLAVFPLTKKDGLPELAQELIDECKPYFHTYYEEKDSIGKRYRRQDAIGTPFCITVDHQTKEDHTVTIRYRDSMEQERIHMSAVRDLVMKATMF from the coding sequence ATGGCAACAGATCAGAACAATTTCCAGGCGATCATTTCGCATTGTAAAGAATATGGCTTCGTATTTCCTTCCAGTGAAATTTACGAGGGCCTCAGTGCCGTGTACGACTACGGTCAGTACGGTGCCCAGCTTAAGAAAAACATCCGTGATTACTGGTGGAAAAGCATGACCCAGCTGAACGACAATATCGTGGGTATTGACGCGGCCATCTTCATGCACCCCACCACCTGGAAAGCGTCTGGCCACGTGGATAGCTTCAGCGATCCCATGATCGATAATAAAGACAGTAAGAAACGTTACCGCGTAGACCACCTGATCGAGGCGTACGCCGATACACTGCCGGAAGCAGAAGGAGCCGCGGTGCTGGCACAGATGGATGACCTGCTGAAGGAAAATGATTTTGCCGGTCTGAAAGCCCTCATCGAAGAAAAAAAGATTGCCTGCGCCGTGAGCGGCACGGTAAACTGGACCGAGATCCGCAACTTCAACCTCATGTTCTCCACCCAGCTGGGTAGCGTTACCGATGAAGCCAGCGAGATCTACCTGCGCCCCGAAACCGCACAGGGTATTTTTGTGAACTTCCTCAACGTACAGAAGACCGGCCGCATGAAGATCCCCTTCGGTATTGCGCAAACCGGTAAAGCCTTCCGCAACGAGATCGTAGCCCGCCAGTTCATTTTCCGCATGCGCGAATTTGAGCAGATGGAAATGCAGTTCTTTGTACGGCCTGGCACACAGCAGGAGTGGTTCCAGCACTGGAAAGAAGCCCGTATGAAATGGCACCAGAGCCTGGGCTTTGATACAGCAAAATACCGCTTCAAGCCCCACATCAAGCTGGCCCACTATGCGGATGCGGCAGAAGACATCGAATTTGAATTCCCGATCGGCTTCAAGGAAGTGGAAGGTATCCACTCCCGCACCGATTTTGACCTGAAACAACACCAGGAATACAGCCGCAAAAAACAGCAGTACTTTGATCCCGAGATCAACCAGAACTATATCCCCTATGTAATTGAAACTTCCATAGGCCTGGACCGTATGTTCCTGCTGACCGTATGCGCTGCTTACGAAGAACAGGACCTGAGCACTGCAGATAAACAGGACAGCCGCGTGGTGATGAAGATCCCTGCTATGCTGGCCCCCATTAAACTCGCCGTGTTCCCGCTCACTAAAAAAGACGGCCTGCCGGAACTGGCCCAGGAACTGATCGATGAATGCAAACCTTACTTCCATACTTACTACGAGGAAAAGGACAGCATTGGTAAGCGCTACCGCCGCCAGGATGCCATCGGCACTCCCTTCTGCATAACGGTAGACCACCAGACCAAAGAAGACCACACCGTAACCATCCGCTACCGTGACTCTATGGAGCAGGAGCGCATCCACATGTCCGCTGTGCGTGACCTGGTGATGAAGGCTACGATGTTTTAA
- a CDS encoding ribose-phosphate diphosphokinase: protein MPQPIVFASQRYQYLRDDLLLHAGLQWEPGQLAIHNFPDGEHYHRILSNIRNQPVILLGGTIDDQETLELFDLANGVVQCGASSLHIVIPFFGYSTMERAAKQGEIVKAKNRAILFSALPQTSQGNNIIMLDLHAEGISYYFDGNIRPVHLYGKSIVEEAALELSKGEDFVLASTDAGRAKWVESLANDLHVPAAFVFKRRISGEETHVTAISADVKDKMVIIYDDMIRTGGSLLHAANAYKQAGAREINVITTHGLFSGGAFEKIKKSNIIKRVICTNSHPAALAIKDPMLRIKTVSELIISYFRDIGMHG, encoded by the coding sequence ATGCCGCAGCCGATCGTATTTGCTTCACAGCGTTATCAATATTTACGGGACGACCTGCTGCTCCACGCGGGGCTGCAGTGGGAACCCGGCCAACTGGCCATCCACAACTTCCCGGACGGGGAACATTACCACCGCATTCTTTCCAACATCCGCAACCAGCCGGTGATCCTGCTGGGCGGCACCATAGACGACCAGGAAACCCTGGAGCTCTTCGACCTGGCCAATGGCGTAGTACAGTGCGGCGCCTCTTCCCTCCACATTGTGATCCCCTTCTTTGGCTACTCCACGATGGAGCGCGCCGCCAAGCAGGGCGAAATCGTAAAGGCCAAGAACCGTGCGATCCTCTTTTCCGCCTTGCCCCAGACATCACAGGGCAATAATATTATTATGCTGGACCTGCATGCAGAAGGCATCTCTTATTACTTTGACGGCAACATCCGCCCCGTGCACCTGTACGGTAAAAGCATCGTGGAGGAGGCAGCCCTGGAGCTTTCCAAAGGGGAAGACTTTGTGCTGGCCAGTACCGATGCAGGCCGCGCCAAGTGGGTAGAGTCGCTGGCCAATGACCTGCATGTGCCCGCAGCATTTGTTTTCAAGCGCCGCATTTCCGGCGAGGAAACGCATGTAACCGCTATCAGCGCGGATGTAAAAGACAAGATGGTGATCATTTATGATGACATGATCCGTACGGGTGGCTCCCTGCTGCATGCCGCCAATGCTTACAAACAAGCGGGCGCAAGAGAAATAAATGTGATCACCACTCATGGCCTTTTCTCCGGCGGCGCCTTTGAAAAGATCAAGAAGAGCAACATCATTAAACGGGTGATCTGCACCAACAGCCATCCTGCCGCACTCGCTATTAAGGACCCCATGCTCCGTATAAAAACAGTGAGCGAGTTGATCATTTCTTACTTCCGCGATATTGGCATGCACGGTTAA
- a CDS encoding carboxypeptidase-like regulatory domain-containing protein, giving the protein MSRLFFYIVALIFVSLAGTQVAHAQIRVSGMVADMEAKTGLPAVTIQNLRTKEGTLSSENGRFFIQGEPGDTLVFTMLGYAAQHEVIPAAGSMIIYMNRRIYDLNQATVRSRNYHQDSIANRQEYGKYFNYHKPGAMDVLKTLPSSPITALSYLVPSKARKQKEHFQNTLVTFEQEKFVDYRYNPDLVARMTKLEPPELDSFMQKYHPTYDFLKTATDYDLLLYIKQSFEQYKRNEAQAPKDSTAGVQ; this is encoded by the coding sequence ATGAGTCGCCTGTTTTTCTATATCGTAGCGCTAATATTTGTTTCACTGGCAGGCACACAGGTTGCACATGCACAGATCAGGGTTTCCGGGATGGTGGCTGATATGGAGGCCAAGACCGGCTTGCCTGCAGTGACCATCCAGAATCTCCGCACCAAAGAAGGCACCCTTTCCAGTGAAAACGGGCGTTTCTTTATCCAGGGTGAGCCCGGCGATACACTGGTGTTCACCATGCTCGGCTACGCCGCCCAGCACGAAGTGATCCCCGCAGCGGGCAGCATGATCATCTACATGAACCGCCGCATCTACGACCTGAACCAGGCTACCGTGAGATCCCGCAACTATCACCAGGATTCTATTGCCAACCGGCAGGAGTATGGCAAGTACTTCAACTACCATAAGCCCGGCGCCATGGATGTGCTGAAAACACTGCCCAGCAGCCCGATCACGGCCCTTTCCTACCTGGTGCCCAGCAAGGCCCGCAAGCAGAAAGAGCATTTCCAGAACACCCTGGTAACGTTTGAACAGGAGAAATTTGTAGACTACCGCTACAACCCGGACCTGGTGGCCCGCATGACCAAGCTGGAGCCCCCGGAACTGGATAGCTTCATGCAGAAATACCACCCCACGTACGACTTCCTCAAAACAGCTACGGATTATGACCTGCTGCTATACATCAAGCAGTCCTTTGAGCAGTATAAGCGCAATGAGGCCCAGGCCCCGAAAGATTCTACGGCAGGGGTACAGTAA
- a CDS encoding GNAT family N-acetyltransferase, which produces MVSLRDAILRKPLGLSFSPEYLAREKDDILIGGFTTTHPERMVGCCILSRVDNNTVQLRQMAVANEYQQQGVGSDLVEFAEAQAISAGYKTLMMHARNVAQGFYTKLGYQTVGPEFEEVGIPHYEMRKNL; this is translated from the coding sequence ATGGTTTCCCTTCGGGATGCAATACTCCGTAAGCCGCTGGGGCTAAGCTTTTCGCCGGAATACCTGGCCCGTGAGAAAGATGATATACTGATAGGCGGCTTTACTACCACACACCCGGAGCGCATGGTGGGTTGCTGCATCTTATCGCGCGTGGATAACAACACGGTGCAGCTGCGCCAGATGGCCGTAGCCAATGAGTACCAGCAGCAGGGTGTGGGCAGTGACCTTGTTGAATTTGCGGAAGCGCAGGCCATCAGCGCCGGTTACAAAACGCTGATGATGCATGCCAGGAATGTGGCCCAGGGCTTTTACACGAAACTTGGCTACCAAACAGTTGGACCAGAATTTGAAGAAGTAGGCATTCCTCATTACGAGATGCGGAAAAACCTTTAG